tttacaaagagttttgtaaatgctgtttttgctcagtgatttagtgaagtgttggaaaaaattctactgagtagtaggtcgtggttttttcaccttttgagcctgGTGTTATCCacataaaaatacttgtgttctttactttccgcatttactatttccgcaacagtagtataagtaacacatagaagaaccatgtccttctataatcaatgcacgcGAAAATTgtacaccacacaaatcacccctccCCTCTTGCatggcattgaagtataaaacatcaatatTTTGAAATAAGATTTCAATTTAGTCTCAAACATCATCCAAGTCATACTTACGCATATCATAAGCATGAAATGCATGTAAAAGTATATCATGTATTAAGTAGGCGTTTAGATAATATTTGGTTGAAAAAAAGGGATACTAGAAGTCTAGAAGTTAAAATTGAAAAGAATATTAATTTggtaattgaagttgtgtttaaatatAAAAGTTGAAGATGGAGAACCATTTTGTCACTTGAAATGCTCATCAAACTAGTTAGAATATTTCAAATATTGGAGTTAGTACATGCAAATACCGATGATCAAATCAATATTTGAAAACTAAAATATAATATGCTCCAACGGAAACCTTCAAAAATTTGACAAAATAGACTAGATCGTGAATATTGTAAGTCGATCTTATAAATAGCTTTATAGCAAATAATTTCATTCAACACTTGGCCCTGTCATGTGCATACTGCAATGTGTCAACCAAAAGAAGGGGAAATTACTATATTCAGCATTTGGAACTATAAGAATGAGGAGATCACATAAGGTAAATGCTCCCAAGAATCACTTACCTACCACCTTCGACCAACACCGTACATATTAACTCTACCCACAAAGCTTAAGCAGCTCGAAAGAAATCACTTAGGGATATTTTCTGTCAGTTCGAATTTACACTCTAGTCTCTATAATTTTCACTCACTTCATTGATCGCTAAGCCACATACTTGGATACATACTTTTTTGTATTTTCCTAGCCTAATTAGCTAGCTATACAACTGCAGTTTACAATTTAAGGGCCCGTTTGACCAttaaaaaaaatcacttttttggaaaactttttacttttttcgaaatcagtgtttggcaaTGAATTTTAAATTTCACTTTAAGTTGAATTTCgtaatttgaaaaactccaaaaaactattttataaaattttcacttcaaatcactaacaaaaattcaaaaacagctccaaattgtatacatgtccaaacacaactctaattttcaaatgtCATTTTcacttagatttttttttttaatttttcccggaatttcacaattcttatgtccaaacgcccacttagatTGGGTTATAGACAACCCTACTTCCGCTTCCCTATTTTAGGCTTAACAAAGACCACAAAAACCAAATGGGAGCTAAAACCACACCATTCAAAGACCATAAAAGTTGAAAGGAAAAATTCAGCAAGCAATTACCTTATGTAGGTAGTATACGTTCCAAAGTGGAATCTAGGATTGTGCAACAAAACAGATGCAGAAATATCATGGAAAATAGTCAAAATCTTGAACAAGTTCTGGAATAACAACACTCTGATAACATAAGCGGGCAAGAGCTATACAATAAACTAAATAAATCACGAGATTGCAAAAGGTTGACTAACGATGCATGTACAACTTGAGATGTGAGATTCAACAAAATGAACATCAATCGAATATACTTTGAATATCATTTTTTTGTTTTGGAACATCTGCTCGGTAAATACAACCAGGAATATAGAAAGAAATATGTGCTTAGAGACCTAACATTGGCAAAACTTTAAATAGTGGAATTGGATATGATACGCCAGTAGCCTATTTTTCTGTGTTTGAACCTCGCACTTGTATGCATCTTTCAGGGTATGAACATTTCTGTTTCCAAAATTTAAAGAATTTCATAATAAACCTGCTTCAAAGAGGTTTCTCCTTCTCAGCGTCTCATCTACCAGTTTGAATGTCTTCTTAACAAGCTTCTGATCAAGGGCTGTGGTTCTGTATATCTTAAAGACCCGGTCCACACGATCTGGTGCAGTGCATTGGAAATATGACTCCTCAAATTTTTTCTTTACAAACCTAAAGAGTAGATCATTGAAATATAGAACGTTCGTTCAGCACATGAATTGAGCAACAGTTTTAAAGGAAAGAGTATCGGCTCTACCCCCACATCCCCAAGACCGAAAATAATGGTGTAGAGCCAAAAAGCAGAAAATAGACCGAAAATAGCTAAAGAATATATGAATTAACAACCATGATATAGTGTCTAAGCATTTAAGATCGTTGAGCGAATAAATGTGGTGTCTCTGTGTGTGCGTGTATCGAGTTACAAATGTCTTAAAGCAACCATGTTTTATAGAGCCCAACGAATGCATCAGCGAAATCAGTAACATGTACTCATATATAAAAGTGCTGCACATGAGAAGCTTACTCATAAGCATGCTCAATCTCTTGTTTGCCTGTTGAAACTGATTGGTAATCTTTAAACCACTCACAGACGTTCAGAGGCACCTATATAACCATGGGATATCATTCTTAGACGAAAAAGAATGGTTCCAACGACAGACACCACCACTAGATAATATGTACTTACTTTCAGAGCCTTCTgctcaaatatatcaaatttGTTGAGAAATAGCATGAAGGAAGTTTTCTGCACAAACAATAAAGCGTAAGCTTCATAACTGGtttcatttgtttttttaaaaacccaaaaaaggtGATGCAAaagtttattttttcttttttgatgaaAAAGGTGATGCAAAAGCATATAACTAGAAGAGCCGTAAGTACATGTTGATAAAGATGGATTATAAAATTCGAGTTCGCAACCAACCATCGGTCTTCTAGTAGACAACGAAAACTGACCTCAAAACATGGCTGCTTTAAGACCCACTCAAAGAGTTCCTTGGTCTCCATCATTCGGTTCTTTCTTTCATCCTCAAATAGAGTTTGATCATACCTGAAGTGAATAATAGAACAATAATAAGTAACGGAAAAAAAATAGAACAATAACAAGTATGCAATTGCCTCATTTCCTTTACCCACAAATTCAAAATCCTTTTGACCTACATTAACTAACTTTAATTTTCTTCCTCAATCTGGAAAGCCACATGATCCACGTATTGCTACTTATGATCAAGTCAGAAATTGGATTTACTTCAAGCAAATGATCTTAGAAATATCAGAAAGCTAGGAGCAGAAATCTTACTCACTAATAGCGGCACAAAATATTACTGCCGTGACGCCTTCAAATAGATGAATCCACTTTCTTCTCTCATTTCTCTGACCTCCAACATCAAAAAGCCTATATACTTCTCCACTTTTTTTGTTCTCTCCAACTGGGCTGCAAACATTTTAGTAGTTATTAAGCCTTTAATCCAAACTAGATGGAATACAAAAGTGTCTTAAAAGGGGGGAAAGGGACAAATAGACAAGGTCATAAGCAATTGCATCATTGGAGGACCACAAGAACCGGTGTGTTACAAGTATAAAATGATTAATAATCAAGAAATTTAAGGACATATAAATGCACCTAATGATTAGGCACTTAGTCAATAGATGAGGGACATAGAGACTAGATGAAGGTTGGGGAAGAGATATGCATAAATATGCAGAACCTAATGAAGATGACCCAAGCAACTGCACATTAACTAGTTCAATAACATTTAAACAGGGTGGCTAAGACTTGACACATAGAAAAGCATATAAACCAACACTGCATTAAGAGATCAAAATGTATATAAACCACTAAAAGTGAGGTTTTGGTAAATCGATACAAGGACCGTTCAAGGATTCGTGAAATTCACCTGAACTGTATTTCAACGACACCAGTTGTTCGAATTCGGGCAAAAAGAACATCCTCCTACAAGATAACAAGAAAAATGATTAATCGACTATGCCTATAGGGAAACTGTGTTAAAGACAATTAAAAAACAAACGGTTTCATCTCTAACAGCTTCATTTTGTAAATGAGGAGTTCTACACAATTCAACACGAACGGAACAGACTATATTAGTTTGTTAAAGTATCACAGCCATCATCATCAAAGAATTTTGACGTGCTTAGCAGGGAAATGTATCTAGCCTGCACTTAAAGGAGAGTATAAAGGCATAATAAATAGATAACAACATCCCATCTTTCGATAAGGAAGTTTATAAAATTCACGAGATACAATCCAACAAGCTCTATATgaagacaagagtgggttgctctagtggtaagcaccctccacttccaaccaagaggttgtgagttcgagtcaccccaagagcaaggtggggagttcttggagggagggagccgagggtctatcggaaacagcctctctaccccaaggtaggggtaaggtctgcgtacacactaccctccccaaaccccactagtgggattatactgggttgttgttgttgttgttgaagagTAATTGAATAGCACAATGACAACTTGATTGATGGACCACACTTTTCTTTACCAGCAATAGACAGGCAACACTTGCACTTCCTACACTTACACTGCCTATAGAAAGAACACCACTAGTGTAATAGAAAATTAGATACAGGCATAAGCGATAAGCAAGGGCAACTGTACTGTGTAATAGCAAGTATCTTGGGTGCTCGACATCGTATTTGACTCTAGAAAATTGCAGTTTGAATTTTGAAATATTTGACCAACACTAGGGGTGTCAAACAGGTGGGTTAAAATGAGATCAGAAAGAAAACGGGTTTGGCCCGTCCTGGCAAAGCTATGCATGTCAAGATCCTATATAAGGGGGAGAATCTCATCTGTAAAGACACGTTTTGAGTACTATCGAAATATATTCACTTTCTCTTGCTTATTCAGTGCAATCAATTATTCTTTCTTTTTAGTTACTTTTTGTCAACTTTATTTCCTTTTAAGTGAGTTACTGAGGAAGTAAGAAATTATTTGGTTATCAGTAATCCGAgttcttctaaaaataggcttCGAACAAAGAtcttattttttggttaaacagtATACCACTTAAACTATAAAAACATAACCCATTATATGTGGCCCTTTTTCTGGTATATCCAAAGTTGAAAATTCCAGATTCccacttataaatttaaggcAAATGTGCGGCATCGTATTCATTGTAAACTATCATTACTTAATTCTTTACAGTTTAAATACTCATCATCACTTCTAATAGAAAGGCAAAAACTCACCAACTCAGTTACaccaagaaaaaagaaaatgaacGAAAGAGATAGCTTGGAAAACGATGAGCAATGGATGAAGGGGACAGAAAGGAACCCACCACCCCTTAAAATTGACAAAATGATAAGAGGAACATTATctcttcaaaaagaaaaaatataacaaagcaaAACAAAGCAGGTTATTTAAAGGTATGTAGACCCAACAATCTAAAAATATTCCATATCATTTAAAATAAggattaattaataaataaaagcGCGATCAATTATAGCACTTTCGAGAAGCATCACCACAAAAAGCCAATGTTGATATAATATATGGTTAGAAACTAGAGTTCTATGAACAGTATAATAGATTTAAGGATAAGGATGCTTGAAACAAGCCGTAGGTTTAGGAACACGTAAGGGTCGTTTTGATAATTTGGAAATAATCTTGGTTATGGCCTAAATAGGGATTGGTAATTGTGCTGCAACCCTATCTTGTATCACTTAAGTTATATGATAATGCTCCATTATTCATAGTTCCGCCTCTATTCCAGAACAATTTAAAAACAATCTAGTAATTATTTGTATTAACAATTGGGTATTAAATTTATTCTATAACTAATAACAATACATGTATAAGAACCACCGGATTAAGAGCATGTAAAATGAAAAAATATTTGTCATTTACACATTTACTTGTTTAGCTTACCATCTCCTACTTGTCTCTCATTTCTCAGGTCTGATTCTTATAATGTGTGTACACATTTACACATTGGCATGCATAGCTTTGCCATAGACACCCCTAGGACCAAAATCCTAAGGGTAAAATAGTTTTAATAATGCATCTGAGCCAAAACTGCTATCAACAACTGTGAATTCAACATCATGTAGAGGATAGTTTTATCATTGGGTTAAAGTACAGATGGCTTTGATTTCTTCGTAAATTCAATATGAAAAGTAGAACAGATTTTTATTATTGCAATGAAAGCGAACTCTTAATTGGAAAATACCTCATTGATTAAAGAGTTGGTATACAACCAATGAACAATGTGTTGTTAATCTTCTGTTCTACTGGTAGAACTGTAAAACATACTAACTTAGTGTCTCAAGACTTCCTATATTCTATTTATTTCAATAGCATTCTAGTTCCATATATTTCAGTTAATATAATCGGAATACAGAAACAAAAAACATACATGATCCAGTCTCTATTTCTTACCTTTGATGGGACATAATTTATATCCGAAAATCTCTGCAAGTTTTCCATGAAATAATGGGCACAATCTGGAACCTGGAGCTCATTACCGCGTAATATAGTTTCctacaagaaagaaagaaaactcTATCAGAGTAATGAAAAGTTAATCTTTTCTGGGATACTCATAGAAAATTATGGATTTGCGTAGTTCGGATTTTTCACCATCAGCTTGATTAATCAGAATCTCTGATTGGCCATTTTATGAAAAAATCAAATTCTAAAGTGATGTACTTCAATAAAACTAAAGGCTACAACTATGGAGAGGGGATCTAGAGAACAAGGATTTTGGGATAAATAAAAGTAAGACAGTATTATATGCATTGCCAGTGTAGCCCACACAAGAAGAATGAAGGTAAAGTGAACGATTGTGGTGCTTTAATACAAATTATTCAAATATATAGGCTCAATCTTCTAGGAGAATGGCACTACAGATAAAGATGTAGCACATAGAGTTAGATCAGATGATTGTGGTGGAGGCGTACTACAAGAAAACTATGTGATAGGAACATATCTAATAAAGTGAAAGGCAAAGACCGGTAATGAGGGAATGAAGGTTAAGGCCCAACGTATCCTCAAGATGAGTGTCTTAGAAATGCGAAAGTTATAACGAATTTGTAATCTTACAAATGTAGACAAAATTAAAATGATCACCTCAGACAGAAAGTGCAAGTAACATACATTTTTTATGAAGGTGGCGTTTGGGCCACTTTACTTGCACCTCAACTATTTCACCGATACTTGTTACCGCCCATCAAAATAGGTACTAGGTAATTCTGCCCACCCATGCTTAGGCAGAGAAGGTGCAAGTAACATACATACAGAATAAAATGTGAGACGGTGAGATTACTAAGTCATCCCTCCAAATTCACCAATATGTAGGTATGACTTTAGTGATTGAAGGTGCTAAAAAAGGGACAAGGTAATTCTAGAATCACACGGAGAGAAGTTAtctaaaaagattttcttttataACGGTGGTGTCTGGACCAACTTGCGCTCACCTCGATTATACCACCGAGTTCCCGATACCTCCCACCAGCATAGGTATTGAGTAACTCTATCCACCATGGCTTATGCAAATGGGAAGAGATCACCTACTGTTTTTTGTCTCCGGCGGAATTTGATCCCAGCTTTGCACCCACTTTATTGACCACTAGGTCACACCCTAGGGTGCTTGTCTAAAAAGAGCTATGATATCTAGGAATATTGTGAACTGAGTTAAGACTAGAACATGATGGAAACAAATTATCCAAATAGACAACTCCAATTATATAGGAATACGGATCAGTTGTTGCTGGTTTTCAACATTAGGATTAGGAATAAGAGTGAGATTTAAAAAACCTCTAGTTTTGTAGAACTACTGAACTTGACTTACAGACAAAGAAAAAGTGgtattggaatgaaatgtgaAATGGCCCCAATAGAGCAGAATATATAGAAGATCATCGCGAAAACCCCACTAGAATACTAGTTACGGATTGAGGCATAGTTGATTGAGTGACTTCAATGAATTGATTGTTTCAATTAtcaataatcatttaattatacAAGTAAAAACAAATCCAAATCATCAAGCCTTAAAAAAGTACTTGACACTGAAATAAAGTCATCAAAGGGCTTAAGCGAAGCAAGATTACTTGAATAGCAGGATCTTTCCAAAGAGCTTCAATATCCTGCACCAGATCCTTAGTCAGGTGAGGATAATCCAACCTACCTCCAATTTCTGAAAGCTTCTCGCCGATATCCTGGTGCAAAGAAATACGTTATTATGTTCATGCAGCTAAGCAAGACAAGCAATCACATGTCCTCAATTTCAAGGGTTTCCCTTGTCTAAATGACTTCAAGATGATAGCCCACATACCTTATTTTCAGCTGATAGAAGATACTTTGAGGCCTCTAATTCACTTTGAGCTAATTCCTTCGACCCATCATGTAATACCTGTTATGTCACCAAACACCCACCATGTAAGAATGTCAGTTTCCGTGACATTAGTAATCAAACCTCGTTATAAAGCATGTGAATGATATTTCTATATATGCACGTCTCTAACAAGCAGCGGCTATTTTGCAAAAAGAGAAATAACCAACACACCCTTTCAAGTATTCCGTACTTTTATTGTCTGATAGACATTGGCATGAATGACAGGGATATAGTTCTTTAGCTCTGCTTCATCAAAGCCAGTTTGAAACAAAAGTTTTATCTGCATGGCAAAAATAAATAGAGGACACTGGAGTTAAAAGAAATACATTAACATGAACAGTTAGAGAATAATGAATCGTAAAATATTAATCATAAGATCTCTTGCCTGCTTAAAAATAGTGGACTTCCCCGAATCTCCGGCACCTTGAAACAACAGAAAGATCAGCATTCAGCAAACACAGTCAAACAGAACATAGACCAAAAAACACACAGCAGTAAGTTTAATCATACGCAAAACACACAACAGTAAGCTTCGAGGAAAAGAAAAGTTCAAATTTAACAAGTCCAAGGTGAAAGATGTCTATAGAAATCGTGAATCACTACACTGATATGGTGAACATAAAAAGGAAAAGCAAACAGTGAGAAATAACTAGATCATATGACAATTGAAGACTAATTTTTCTGATTTACCAAGTAGAAGAAGTTTCTGAATATGCTTGTCCGCCTTTGTTTCTTGCTCGATACGTCTTTCTATATCTGCAGTCTGTAGACACATGATCTAGTAAGGACACTGGTGGTTATGCATTAAGCAAGATGAAAATAGATTCTTTGCTCTCCTAGCTTAAAGACAGCACTACGGACAATTACCAAAAATTCCAAATATATTTCGTAAAACTCATACCTGAGTATTTTCCTCATCATCGGCTTGATTGTAGCCTTTGTTTCTGCTGCACAACAAGCCCATGTTTTCTAATACCACACACAGCATAGGCCTGTGTGATAGTCAAGCTAGAGATCTCAAATCTTTTGTAGCAACTCGTTTATGATGTCCATGTATACCTTATTTTCACAGAAgcagacaagaaataagataataAGGTAATTAACTCGGAAAAAGACTTTACTGCACGTCCAGTTCAGTTGAATTTAAGGAATAACCAAAATAAGTCTCCGTGGTTTCAGTTTGCATCTCAGTCAAATAAAAGTCCAAGATAACC
The DNA window shown above is from Nicotiana tomentosiformis chromosome 8, ASM39032v3, whole genome shotgun sequence and carries:
- the LOC104096662 gene encoding guanine nucleotide-binding protein alpha-1 subunit; amino-acid sequence: MLCVVLENMGLLCSRNKGYNQADDEENTQTADIERRIEQETKADKHIQKLLLLGAGDSGKSTIFKQIKLLFQTGFDEAELKNYIPVIHANVYQTIKVLHDGSKELAQSELEASKYLLSAENKDIGEKLSEIGGRLDYPHLTKDLVQDIEALWKDPAIQETILRGNELQVPDCAHYFMENLQRFSDINYVPSKEDVLFARIRTTGVVEIQFSPVGENKKSGEVYRLFDVGGQRNERRKWIHLFEGVTAVIFCAAISEYDQTLFEDERKNRMMETKELFEWVLKQPCFEKTSFMLFLNKFDIFEQKALKVPLNVCEWFKDYQSVSTGKQEIEHAYEFVKKKFEESYFQCTAPDRVDRVFKIYRTTALDQKLVKKTFKLVDETLRRRNLFEAGLL